A genome region from Oryctolagus cuniculus chromosome 20, mOryCun1.1, whole genome shotgun sequence includes the following:
- the LOC100344015 gene encoding disintegrin and metalloproteinase domain-containing protein 21, producing MMVVEAGAFIRVPFLLFWLGVPLSSFSFFQAGPSQRLSSPEVVIPLKVTSRGRGAKAPGWLSYRLRIGGQRHIVHMRVKRLLVSTHLPVFTYTEQHGLQEDHPFVPDDCYYHGYVEGAPESLVALSICSGGFRGILRVNDLTYEIEPIVYSTTFEHLVYQVGSDETQSQYMKCGLTEEDTAYQRLEFEKAKNSPLKQNSAGNWWTHTLFLELFVVADHDFFTYSQSNISKVQEDILLVVNVVDFMYQKLNTCVILIGIEVWNQRNAFPMRNINQILEDFSQWKQIRLSKTQHDAAHIFIKNSLISVLGLAYVAGICRPPLDCGVCNFQGDTLSYFANTVAHELGHILGMRHDEKFCFCGESGCVMSTFKVPADRFTNCSYTDFMNTTSQQGSCLHGIPRLEKVFILKRCGNGMVEGEEDCDCGSLQQCEQDPCCLLNCTLRPGAACAFGLCCKDCKFMPSGKVCRQQVNECDLPEWCNGMSHQCPEDTYVQNGIPCGKSAYCYEKRCNNHDQQCREIFGKGAKSASQNCYKEINTQGNRFGHCGTNGTAYLKCNTSDIFCGRVHCENVDDIPHLQDTSALQLTHINGVTCWSIQHRFELGKPDIGEVKDGTVCGTGKICIHRKCVNLSVLSQICLPEACDKKGICNNKHHCHCGRGWSPPNCLHRGYGGSVDSGPAASERRAFLPLLVIISLSVSVVFLAAGLFLYFQKPF from the coding sequence ATGATGGTGGTGGAGGCTGGAGCATTCATAAGAGTCCCTTTCCTGCTCTTCTGGCTTGGGGTACCTCTGTCCTCTTTTAGCTTCTTCCAGGCTGGGCCCTCCCAACGCCTCAGCTCCCCAGAAGTAGTGATCCCCTTGAAGGTGACCAGCAGGGGTAGAGGTGCAAAGGCTCCAGGATGGCTCTCCTACCGCCTGCGGATTGGGGGCCAGAGGCACATTGTCCACATGAGGGTCAAGAGGCTGTTGGTTTCCACACACCTCCCTGTGTTCACCTACACAGAGCAGCATGGCCTCCAGGAGGATCATCCCTTTGTCCCTGATGACTGTTACTATCATGGTTACGTGGAGGGGGCCCCCGAGTCTCTGGTTGCCCTCAGCATCTGTTCTGGAGGTTTTCGAGGAATACTGCGGGTGAATGACCTCACTTATGAAATTGAACCTATTGTGTACTCCACCACATTTGAACACCTGGTGTATCAGGTAGGCAGTGATGAGACACAATCCCAATACATGAAATGTGGGTTGACAGAGGAGGACACAGCATACCAACGCTTGGAATTTGAAAAGGCTAAAAACTCACCTCTGAAACAAAATTCTGCTGGCAACTGGTGGACTCACACATTGTTTCTGGAGCTATTTGTGGTGGCAGATCATGATTTCTTCACCTACTCCCAAAGCAACATCTCCAAGGTGCAAGAGGATATACTTCTTGTTGTCAATGTAGTGGATTTCATGTATCAAAAATTGAATACTTGTGTGATATTGATTGGAATTGAAGTTTGGAATCAAAGAAATGCCTTCCCAATGAGAAACATAAACCAAATTCTAGAAGATTTCTCTCAGTGGAAACAAATCAGACTTTCCAAGACACAGCATGATGCTGCacatattttcataaaaaattcACTTATAAGTGTACTTGGTCTAGCCTATGTTGCAGGAATATGTCGTCCTCCTCTTGATTGTGGAGTCTGTAATTTTCAAGGCGACACCTTGTCTTATTTTGCGAACACTGTGGCCCATGAGCTAGGGCATATTTTGGGTATGCGGCATGATGAGAAATTCTGTTTTTGTGGGGAAAGTGGTTGTGTCATGAGTACTTTCAAAGTGCCAGCAGATAGATTCACGAATTGCAGTTACACTGATTTTATGAATACCACTTCACAACAGGGATCTTGTCTACACGGTATTCCAAGACTAGAGAAAGTCTTTATACTAAAGCGTTGTGGGAATGGCATGGTTGAAGGAGAAGAGGATTGTGATTGTGGATCCTTACAACAGTGTGAACAAGATCCCTGTTGTCTGTTGAACTGTACCCTGAGGCCTGGGGCTGCTTGTGCTTTTGGGCTTTGTTGTAAAGACTGCAAGTTCATGCCATCAGGGAAAGTGTGTAGGCAACAGGTCAATGAATGTGATCTTCCAGAGTGGTGCAATGGTATGTCACATCAGTGCCCAGAAGATACATATGTGCAAAATGGTATCCCTTGTGGTAAGAGCGCTTACTGCTATGAAAAGAGATGCAATAACCATGACCAACAATGCAGGGAGATTTTTGGTAAAGGTGCAAAGAGTGCCTCTCAGAATTGCTATAAAGAAATCAACACCCAAGGAAACCGTTTTGGACACTGTGGTACAAATGGCACAgcatacctaaaatgtaatacttCTGACATCTTTTGTGGGAGAGTTCATTGTGAAAATGTGGACGACATCCCTCATCTGCAAGATACTTCTGCTCTGCAGCTCACTCACATCAATGGTGTCACCTGCTGGAGTATCCAGCATCGTTTTGAACTGGGCAAACCTGACATTGGTGAAGTGAAAGATGGCACTGTCTGTGGAACTGGCAAGATATGCATCCACAGGAAATGCGTCAATCTGTCTGTCTTGTCACAGATCTGCCTTCCTGAGGCCTGCGATAAGAAGGGGATCTGCAATAACAAACATCACTGCCACTGTGGCCGTGGGTGGTCTCCTCCCAACTGCCTGCACAGAGGCTATGGAGGTAGTGTTGACAGTGGTCCAGCAGCCTCAGAAAGAAGAGCTTTCCTGCCACTATTAGTGATTATTTCTCTGTCTGTTTCCGTTGTTTTTCTGGCTGCTGgactttttctgtattttcagaaaCCTTTTTGA